A genomic region of Sarcophilus harrisii chromosome 6, mSarHar1.11, whole genome shotgun sequence contains the following coding sequences:
- the DDIT4L gene encoding DNA damage-inducible transcript 4-like protein: MVATSSLNSKNSASISELIDRGFPPGSLSDFDYWDYVVPEPNLNEAVFEETTCQSLAKMLENSLSKSKQTKLGCSKVLVPEKLTKRIAQDVLRLSSPEPCGLRGCIIHVNLEIENVCKKLDKIVCDSSVVPTFELTLVFKQENCSWSSFRDFFFSKARFTSGFKRTLILSPGFRLVKRKLYSLIGTVIEEC; this comes from the exons ATGGTTGCGACTAGCAGTTTAAACAGTAAAAATTCGGCCAGCATTTCGGAGTTGATAGACCGTGGCTTTCCGCCTGGAAGTCTAAGTG ATTTTGACTACTGGGATTATGTTGTGCCAGAACCCAACCTTAATGAAGCAGTATTTGAAGAGACTACTTGCCAGAGCCTGGCTAAAATGCTGGAGAATTCCCTGTCCAAGTCCAAGCAGACCAAACTTGGCTGCTCCAAGGTTCTTGTCCCTGAGAAACTGACCAAGAGAATAGCTCAAGATGTATTGCGCCTCTCTTCCCCTGAGCCCTGTGGTCTTCGAGGTTGCATTATACATGTAAATTTGGAAATTGAAAATGTATGTAAGAAACTGGATAAGATTGTATGTGATTCTAGTGTGGTACCTACCTTTGAGCTTACACTGGTGTTTAAGCAGGAAAATTGTTCATGGTCTAGTTTCAGGGACTTTTTCTTCAGTAAAGCTCGTTTCACATCTGGTTTTAAGAGAACTCTGATTCTCAGTCCAGGGTTTAGGCTTGTTAAAAGGAAGCTTTACTCACTGATTGGAACAGTCATTGAAGAGTGCTAG